The Halobacterium litoreum genome includes a region encoding these proteins:
- a CDS encoding glycine zipper 2TM domain-containing protein: MSRLKRVFSRAKYAAIGAAAGGFLGGLASRNAASTGAGVGALVGAIVGEKRVDVSAVVDDVKEKKPSRSGDD, encoded by the coding sequence ATGTCCCGACTCAAGCGCGTGTTCAGTCGAGCGAAGTACGCAGCAATCGGCGCCGCCGCGGGCGGCTTCCTCGGCGGTCTCGCGAGCCGGAACGCCGCCAGCACCGGCGCGGGCGTCGGCGCGCTCGTCGGCGCCATCGTCGGCGAGAAGCGCGTCGACGTGAGCGCGGTCGTCGACGACGTCAAAGAGAAGAAGCCCTCGCGCTCCGGCGACGACTGA
- a CDS encoding cupin domain-containing protein, whose translation MAYDTAQKTDAESVVPEEYGGMWFLKDHLDTEELGFTVLELEPGAKGKEHDHGEDGQEEVYYVVDGVVDVEVGDETVTLEAEEAIRLDAGESRQIFNRGEERAKLVLAGAPL comes from the coding sequence ATGGCGTACGACACCGCCCAGAAGACGGACGCCGAGTCGGTCGTGCCCGAGGAGTACGGCGGCATGTGGTTCCTGAAAGACCACCTCGACACGGAGGAACTCGGGTTCACCGTGCTGGAACTCGAACCCGGCGCGAAAGGGAAAGAACACGACCACGGCGAGGACGGCCAGGAGGAGGTGTACTACGTGGTCGACGGCGTTGTCGATGTGGAAGTGGGCGACGAGACGGTGACACTCGAAGCGGAGGAGGCGATTCGGCTGGACGCCGGCGAGTCCAGACAGATTTTCAATCGCGGCGAGGAGCGCGCGAAACTCGTGCTGGCGGGCGCGCCGCTGTAA